A window of Apium graveolens cultivar Ventura chromosome 8, ASM990537v1, whole genome shotgun sequence contains these coding sequences:
- the LOC141676900 gene encoding uncharacterized protein LOC141676900, with protein MLHAAEQDPCIICQNKKRIVFTCSHLLYVSILFARTVFENMSNRVMDEVSSEKNRVSENVALGSAPGSFNQKLVENGRGSDNWAEMEIEIVSEKEGVSENMDLSSGLDSVNQELVGNLGGSDNRVALEMENVSQKEVISENVDLSYGHGSGNREMVEDSRGLDNQVVFEMKAVIKPVEEGSENMTSNVLEGELKVKVLEDDKHSSCVIDVRVDESSDLE; from the coding sequence ATGCTGCATGCCGCGGAACAGGACCCTTGCATTATTTGTCAAAATAAAAAGAGAATCGTTTTCACATGTTCACATTTATTATATGTGTCAATATTGTTTGCTCGCACAGTGTTTGAAAATATGAGTAACAGAGTTATGGATGAAGTATCAAGTGAGAAGAACAGAGTTAGTGAAAATGTTGCTTTAGGTTCAGCTCCTGGTTCATTTAATCAAAAATTGGTAGAGAATGGAAGGGGTTCGGATAATTGGGCAGAGATGGAAATTGAAATTGTGAGTGAGAAGGAAGGAGTTAGTGAAAATATGGATTTGAGTTCCGGTCTTGATTCAGTTAATCAAGAGTTAGTTGGGAATTTAGGGGGTTCGGATAATCGTGTTGCGTTGGAAATGGAAAATGTGAGTCAGAAGGAAGTTATTAGTGAAAATGTGGATTTGAGTTATGGTCATGGTTCAGGTAATCGAGAAATGGTTGAGGATTCGAGGGGTTTGGATAATCAGGTTGTGTTTGAGATGAAAGCTGTGATCAAACCAGTAGAGGAGGGGAGTGAGAATATGACGAGTAATGTATTAGAGGGAGAGTTGAAGGTAAAGGTTTTGGAGGATGATAAGCATTCGTCGTGTGTGATTGATGTAAGGGTTGATGAAAGTTCGGATTTGGAATAG